The following coding sequences lie in one Panicum virgatum strain AP13 chromosome 6N, P.virgatum_v5, whole genome shotgun sequence genomic window:
- the LOC120679911 gene encoding uncharacterized protein LOC120679911 — translation MAAAGEGGKEKGPGGACELCGAAARVYCGADEATLCWGCDAQVHGANFLVARHARALLCRGCARPTPWRAAGPRLGSTASLCDRCVRRGPGAAGAGGAGADEEMGGGRGGGDEEDGEDEVVVEDDDDDEDEEEEGEGENQVVPWTEEADATPPPVASSTSSSSREAATNGANAAECAKEDVPCSTSQPGLCHYSSPTRHGGQSDEATSSRNGGRFLASRHRKRSPSDFLGSGSAQSGSGTPTRNCSNAGIGRNGFT, via the exons atggcggcggccggggaaggCGGCAAGGAGAAGGGCCCCGGGGGCGCGTGCGAGCtctgcggcgcggcggcgcgggtgtaCTGCGGCGCCGACGAGGCCACGCTCTGCTGGGGCTGCGACGCGCAGGTGCACGGCGCCAACTTCCTCGTGGCgcgccacgcgcgcgcgctcctgTGCCGGGGCTGCGCGCGCCCCACGCCGTGGCGCGCCGCGGGGCCGCGCCTGGGGTCCACGGCCTCCCTCTGCGACCGGTGCGTCCGCCGCGGCCCgggggccgcgggcgccggcggcgctggggccGACGAGGAgatgggcggcggccgcgggggcggggacgaggaggatggcgaggacgaggtggtcgtcgaggacgacgacgacgacgaggacgaggaggaggaaggggagggggagaaCCAGGTCGTGCCGTGGACGGAGGAGgccgacgccacgccgccgcccgtcgccagCTCCACGTCCAGCAGCAGCCGGGAGGCCGCCACCAACGGCGCGAATGCTGCCGAGTGCGCAAAG GAGGACGTGCCGTGCTCGACGTCGCAGCCAGGCTTGTGCCACTACTCGTCGCCAACGCGCCACGGCGGCCAGAGCGACGAGGCCACCTCCTCCCGGAACGGCGGCCGGTTCCTTGCCTCCCGGCACAGGAAGAGATCACCCTCTGATTTCCTCGGCTCAGGGTCGGCGCAGTCGGGGAGTGGCACGCCGACCAGGAATTGCTCCAACGCGGGCATTGGCCGAAATGG ATTTACTTGA